AGTTTTCATACGGGCTCATGGCGAACTTGAAGATCGTCACGGGCAGGCTGGCCATCGGCTCGGTCAGGCTCGAGGTCCAGAACTGGTTCGACAGCGCGGTGAACAGCAGCGGCGCGGTTTCGCCGGCGATGCGGGCCAGGGCCAGCAGGATGCCGGTGATGACGCCGGCGCGGGCCGACTTCAGCGTGATGGTCAGGATGACGCGCCACTTGGGCGTGCCGAGCGCGTAGGCGGCTTCGCGCAGCGCGTTGGGCACCAGCGTCAGCATGTTCTCGGTGGTGCGGATGACGACCGGGATCACGATCAGGGCCAGGGCCAGGATGCCGGCGATGGCCGAGAAGGACTTGAACTGCGACACGACCACCGTGTAGATGAACAGGCCGATCACGATGCTCGGTGCCGACAGCAGGATGTCGTTGATGAAACGCACCGTGCCGCCGAGCCAGGTCTTCTGGCCGTACTCGCCGAGGTAGATGCCGGCCAGCACGCCGATCGGGGCGCCCACGAAGGTGGCGAGGCCGACCATCACGAGCGAGCCGAAGATCGCGTTGGCGAGGCCGCCGCTGTCGGCCATCGGGGGCGGGGTCATCTCGGTGAACGTCGACAGGTTCAGGCCGCCGATGCCGAGGCCGATGGTCTCGAACAGGATCCAGAACAGCCAGAAGATCCCGAAGGCCATCGCACCCATCGACAGGGTCAGCGCGACGCCGTTGACGGCCTTGCGGCGGCGGTGCTTCGAGAGCCGCGCTTCGTCCATGCGGATGAAGCCGTCGGTGGAGGGGGTGGCGCTCACGTGCGGGCTCCTTCGTTCTTCTTGAGGCGGGCCAGCAGCAGGCGCGACAGCGACAGCACCACGAAGGTGATGAAGAACAGCACGAGACCCAGGTAGATCAGCGAGGCCTGGTGCAGGCCTTCACCCGCTTCGGCGAACTCGTTGGCCAGGGCGGAGGAGATGCTGTTGGCGGCCTCGAACAGCGACAGGCTGTTGAGCTGGTTGAAGTTGCCGATCACGAACGTGACGGCCATGGTTTCGCCGAGGGCGCGGCCGAGGCCGAGCATGATGCCGCCGATGACACCGGTCTTGGTGTACGGCAGCACGACCTTGAACACGACTTCCCAGGTGGTGGACCCGAGGGCGTACGACGATTCCTTCAGCATCGGGGGGGTGACGGCGAACACGTCGCGCATCACCGACGCGATGAAGGGGATGATCATGATGGCGAGGATGATGCCGGCCGACAGGATGCCGATGCCCACGGGGGCGCCGGACACGAGGGTCGACAGCACCGGCACGCCGGCGAACAGCGATTGCAGCGGCTGCTGCACGTAGGTGGCCAGCACCGGGCTGAACACCAGCAGGCCCCACATGCCATACACGATGGACGGCACGGCGGCGAGCAGTTCGACGGCGATGCCCAGCGGGCGGCGGAGCCAGTTGGGCGAGAGTTCGGTGAGGAAGAGCGCGATGCCGAAGCTGACCGGCACGGCGATGAGCAGCGCGATGAACGAGGTCATCAGCGTGCCGTAGATCATGACCAGGCCGCCGTACTTGTTCTGGACGGGATCCCAGTCGCTGGTCCAGAGGAAGCTCAGGCCGTAGGCCTTGATGGACGGCGCGGCGCCGACCAGCAGCGACACGATGATGCCGGCGAGCAGCAGCAGCGTGAGGATGGCTGCGCCATGGGCGAGTGCCGAAAAGACCGTGTCAGCCCACGGGGCCGACTTGCGGGTCTCGGGGGGCCGCCCCGTGGGTTCGGAACGGGACATCTTGTCGTTGTCGTAATGCGATGCGGGGAGTGTAGCGGCCACGGCGCCTCCGGTATTCGGTTGTCAGGGCGCCGGACCCCCAACGGATCCGGCGCCCCGGGTCGATCACTTGAACGCGATGGCCTTGCCGTCGGCGCCCTTGATGTCGCCCCACTGCTTGCGCACCAGGTTCTTCACGGCTTCCGGCAGCGCGACGTACTCGAGGTCGCCGGCGGACTTGTCGCCGTTGGCGTACGCCCACTCGAAGAACTTCAGGGCTGCGGAGGCCGAAGCCGGCTTGTCCTGCGCCTTGTGCATCATGATGAACGTGGCGCCGGTGATGGGCCACGAATCCTTGCCCGGCTGCTCGGTCAGCACCTGGTAGAACGACTTGGCCCAGTCGGCACCGGCGGCGGCCGACTTGAAGGCGGCGTCGTCCGGCGAGGCGAAGTTGCCGTCCTTGTTCTTCAGCTGGGTGTACGTCATCTTGTTCTGCTTGACGTAGGCGTACTCGACGTAGCCGATCGAGTTCGGCAGGCGCTGCACGAAGGCCGACACGCCTTCGTTGCCCTTGCCGCCCGCGCCGGTGGGCCAGTTCACGGCGGTGCCTTCGCCGACCTTGGCCTTCCACTCGGCGTTCACCTTCGACAGGTAGTTCGTGAAGATGAAGCTGGTGCCCGAGCCGTCGGCGCGGCGGACCACGGAGATGGTGGCATCCGGCAGCGGCACGCCCGGGTTCAGCGCGGTCAGCGCCGGGTCGTTCCACTTGGTGATCTTGCCGAGGTAGATGTCGCCGAGGGCCTGGCCCGTCAGCTTGATCTGGCCGGCAGCGATGCCCTTGATGTTCACGACGGGGATCACGCCACCGATGACGGTGGGGAACTGCACGAGGCCGTCCTTGGCCAGCTCGTCGTCCTTCAGGGGGGCGTCGGAAGCGCCGAAGTCGACCGTCTTGCCACGGATCTGCTTCATGCCGGCACCAGAGCCGACGGATTGGTAGTTGATGCGGGCGCCGGTGGCCTTGTTGTACGAATCAGCCCACTTGGCATACAGGGGAGCCGGGAAGCTCGCGCCGGCGCCGGTCACGTCCTGGGCCATGGCCGCGCTGGCACCCACGGTCATTGCCAGTGCCACGGCGGTTCGGATCAGGGGAAAGTTCATTTGCATACCTTTCATGCATACTGACTGAGGGGGATGCAGCGAACTGTAAAAGTCCTCTGTGACAATGAAATGACAACTCGGATCCTCAATTGTCATAAAGCACCGGACCTTGATTGTCATTCGACATTCACGGAGTTGTCACATGGCATCCATAAGCTCCATCACAGTCCCGGGAATGAGCGTCGGGGATGGCGCCGGCCCGGGTTCTTTACCCTTAGGAGTTCCTGACATGATGAAAAAACGCTCCTGGCTCCTCGCCAGCACGGCCGCCGCTGCCCTGTTCCTCGTGGGCTGCGCCTCGACCCCCGCTCCGAAGACCGTGGCGCAGACCATCGCCGAAACCCCGCAGCTGTCCACCCTGAACAAGCTCATCGTCGACAACGGCCTGACCGACGCGCTCAACGCCGCCGGCCCGTTCACGGTGTTCGCCCCGACGGACGACGCGTTCAAGGCCGTTCCGGCCAAGGCGTGGGAATCCCTGTCGAAGGACAAGGCCCGCGTTGTCGCCCTGCTCAAGTTCCACGTGGTGCCGGGCACCATGACGTCCGACAACGTGCGCAACGGCAACGCCCCGACCCTGAATGGCGCCAACGTGGCCCTCTCCAAGTCCGGTACTTTCATCACGATCGAAGACGCTGTCGTGACGACGCCCGACCTGAAGGCCACCAACGGTGTCGTGCACGTGATCGACCGCGTGCTGACCCCGCCGGCGGCGAAGTAAGCAGAACCGAAGGACATCGGGCCGCTCCCGCGGCCCGCTTCCCTCCCCGGCCGCCTCGTGCGGCCGGTTTCGTTTCCGGCCTGCCGCCGAAGCGGCAGGCGCCGCGTCAGGCGCGCAGCAGGTTGGCCAGGCGCTCGGCGCTGGCCTGCGCCACCTTCGGGTCGCGCGCCTCCACCATCACGCGCACCAGGGGCTCCGTGCCCGACGGCCGGATCAGCAGGCGGCCGTTGTTGCCCAGTTCCTTCTCCACCGCGGCCTGCTCGGCGGCGAGGCCCGGCGTGGCCTTCCAGTCCTGGCCCGGCTTCAGGCGCACGTTGACGAGCGTCTGCGGGAACAGCGTCACACCGTCCAGCAGCTGGGCCAGCGTCTTGCCGCTGCGGGCCACGGCCTGCAGGATCTGCAGGGAGCTCACGATGCCGTCGCCGGTGGTGTGGCGGTCCAGGGCCAGCAGGTGGCCGGAGCCCTCCCCGCCCAGCAGCCAGCCGCGGCTGGCCAGCTCCTCCAGCACGTAGCGGTCGCCGACCTTCGCGCGCACGAATTCGACGTCGCGCGCCTTCAGGGCCACCTCGACGGCCATGTTGGTCATCAGCGTGCCCACGGCGCCCGGAACCCGCTGCCCCTGGAGCAGCCGGTCGGCCACCATCACGTACAGCAGCTCGTCGCCGTTGTAGAGGCGGCCCTCGCCGTCCACCATCTGCAGGCGGTCGGCGTCGCCGTCGAGCGCCACGCCGTAGTGGGCCTTGTGTTCCTTGACGGCCGCCACGAGCGCCGCCGGCGATGTGGCCCCGCAGTTGGCGTTGATGTTGACGCCGTCCGGGCTGCAGCCGATGCAGATCACCTCGGCGCCCAGCTCGTGGAACACCTCGGGGGCCGTCTGGTACGCCGCGCCATGGGCGGCGTCGACGACGATCTTCAGGCCCTTCAGGGACAGGTCGTTCGCGAAGGTGCTCTTGCAGAACTCCACGTAGCGGCCGCGGGCGGCCTCCAGGCGGCGCGCCTTGCCGAGCTGGGCCGACGCGACCCATTCGGGTTCCTGCTTCAGCGCGGCTTCGACCTGGATCTCCCATTCATCGGGCAGCTTTTCACCGCTGGCGGAGAAGAACTTGATGCCGTTGTCCGGGTACGCGTTGTGCGAGGCGCTGATCACCACGCCCAGGTCCAGACGCAGCGCGCGCGTCAGGTAGGCCACGCCCGGGGTGGGCAGCGGACCGGTCAGCAGCACATCGACCCCTGCCGAGGCGAAACCGGCCTCGAGCGACGATTCGATCATGTAGCCGGAAATGCGCGTGTCCTTGCCGATCAGCACGGTGGGACGGTCGATGCTGGATTTCAGCACCCGGCCGACGGCATTGCCGAGGCGGAGCATGAAATCGGGGGTGATGGGGGACTGGCCCACCGTGCCACGGATGCCGTCGGTGCCGAAATAGGTTCTGCTCATCTTGTGTTGTCCGCTGAAGAGTCTGGAGGCGTGGGGCGCCGTGGGCGTGGATTGTGCGGCACTCAGGAGGCCGCAGCATCCCCCGAACCGGCGGCCCCCCACACCTTGAGGGCGTCGGCCGTGGCGGCCACGTCGTGGACGCGGACGATGCGGGCCCCGTGGTTCACGCTGGCCAGGGCGGCCGCGACACTGGCGGCCACACGATCGCCCACCGGGCGGCCGGTCACCTCACCGAGGGTACGCTTGCGCGACCAGCCCACCAGCAGCGGATACCCGAGGGGCAGCAGTTCCCGCTGGCGGGCGAGCAGCGCCAGGTTGTGGGCGGACGTCTTGCCGAAGCCAATGCCCGGGTCGAGGGTGATGCGCTCCGCGGCCACCCCGGCCGCCCGCACGGCATCGGCCCGCTCCCGCAGGAACGCCGCCACCTCGGCCACGACGTCGCCGTAGACCGGCTCCTCGGCCTGCATGGTCTTGGGCTCGCCCCGCATGTGCATCAGGCACACACCACAGGACGGGTGCGAGGCCACCACCTCCAGGGCGCCCGGCTGGCCGAGCGCCGCGATGTCGTTGACGATGTCCACGCCCAGGTCGAGCGCCGCGCGCATCACGCCGGGCTTGTAGGTGTCGATGGACAGCGGCACGCCGAGCCGGGCGGCGTCGCGCAGCACCGGCAGCACGCGGGCCAGTTCGTCCTCGAGCGAGACCGGGTCCGAACCCGGGCGGCTGGATTCCCCGCCGATGTCGAGGATGTCGGCCCCCTCCTCGATCAGCCGCTCGCAATGGCGCAGCGCGGCGGCCGTGGAGGCATGCTGCCCGCCGTCGGAGAACGAGTCCGGGGTGATGTTGACGATGCCCATCACCCGGGGTCGGCCCAGGTCGATGCGAAAACGAGTGGTTTGCCAGAACATCGGGCGGAAGAAGCGAAGAGAAAACAGGGGCCGCAATGAACAACGGGGCCGAAGCCCCGTTGTGGTCAAGCGATCAGGATCGCCGTGGTCGCGCTCAGGCCGCGGCCGGGGCGCTGCCCGGGTTCACCGGCGGCGTGGGGCCGCTCGGCTTGCTCGAGCCGGTGCTCCAGTCCTTCGGCGGACGCGGCGGACGGTCGTTCATGATGTCGTCGATCTGGTCGGCGTCGATGGTTTCCCATTCGAGGAGCGCCTTGGCCATCGCGTGCATCTTGTCCTGGTTGTCCTCGATGAGCTTGCGGGCGATGCCGTACTGCTCGTCGATGATGCGGCGGATCACGCCGTCGACCTTCTGCATCGTCTGCTCGGACACGTTGACCTGCTTGGTCACCGAACGGCCGAGGAAGACCTCGCCCTCGTTCTCGGCGTAGACCATGGGGCCCAGCTCGTCGGTCATGCCGTAGCGGGTGACCATGTCGCGGGCGATCTGCGTGGCACGCTCGAAGTCGTTGCTGGCACCGGTGGTCATCTGGTTCATGAACACTTCCTCGGCGATGCGGCCGCCGAACAGCACGGAGATGGTGCTGAGCATGCGTTCCTTGTCGAGGCTGTAGCGGTCGCCTTCCGGCAGCTGCATGGTGACACCCAGGGCACGGCCGCGCGGGATCACGGTGACCTTGTGGACCGGGTCGGTCTTCGGCAGCAGGCGCGCCACCAGGGCGTGGCCGGCTTCGTGGTACGCGGTGTTGCGGCGCTCTTCCTCGGGCATGACCATGGACTTCCGCTCGGGGCCCATCATGATCTTGTCCTTGGCGCGCTCGAAGTCGACCATGTCGACCACCCGGCCGTTGCGGCGGGCGGCGAACAGGGCGGCCTCGTTCACCAGGTTGGCGAGGTCGGCACCCGAGAAGCCCGGGGTGCCGCGCGCCAGGATGTCGGCGCGGATGTCCTGGCCGACCGGCACCTTGCGCATGTGCACGGTGAGGATCTGCTCGCGGCCGCGCACGTCGGGCAGCGTCACGTAGACCTGGCGGTCGAAGCGGCCCGGGCGCAGCAGCGCGGGGTCGAGGATGTCCGGGCGGTTCGTGGCCGCCATGACGATCACGCCGAGGTTGGTCTCGAAACCGTCCATCTCGACGAGCATCTGGTTCAGCGTCTGCTCGCGTTCGTCGTTGCCGCCGCCGAGGCCCGCGCCACGATGGCGGCCGACCGCGTCGATTTCGTCGACGAAGATGATGCAGGGGGCGCTCTTCTTGGCCTGCTCGAACATGTCGCGCACGCGGGCCGCGCCCACGCCGACGAACATCTCGACGAAGTCGGAGCCGGAGATGCTGAAGAACGGGACCTTGGCCTCACCGGCGATGGCCTTGGCGAGCAGGGTCTTGCCGGTGCCCGGAGGGCCGACCAGCAGCACGCCGCGGGGGATGCGGCCGCCGAGTTTCTGGAAGCGCTGCGGGTCCTTCAGGAAGTCGACCAGCTCGCGCACTTCCTCCTTCGCCTCGTCGCAACCGGCGACATCCGCGAAGGTGGTGGTGTTGTTGGCTTCGTCGAGCATGCGCGCCTTCGATTTGCCGAAGCTGAACGCACCGCCCTTGCCGCCGCCCTGCATCTGGCGCATGAAGTAGATCCAGACGCCGATCAGCAGCATCATGGGACCCCAGTTCAGCAGGATGCTCATCAGCACCGACTGCTCTTCACGGGGCTTCACGTCGAACTTGACGCCGCTGGCGATCAGGTCGCCGACGAGGCCGCGGTCGAGGTACGTGACCGTGCTGCGCAGGCGTTTGTCGTCGGTCGTGATGGCGGTGATGTCACCACCGACCGGACCTTCCGGCAGGATCACGGACTTGATGCGCTTGGCGCGCACTTCCTCGAGGAACTCCGAGTAAGCGATCTGCTGGCCCTGTGTTCCGCTCTTGTCGAACTGCTTGAACACGGTGAACAGCACGAGCGCGATCACCAGCCAGACAGCGACTTTAGAGAACCATTGATTGTTCACCGCGTTTCCTTCATGCCATCAGTATCTTCGTCGCCGGCACACGATGTGCCACGCATCCACGGCAGATGGGGACCATTCTAGTCCAGTCAAGGGCCACGCCTGCCGTGCATGTATCACCTTCCCGCACGGCTATTCCGGCCATTCGACGGAACTCAGCCAGCCTTCCCTGCCGCCCTTCCACCCGATTTCAGACCGATTCCCACCAGAAAGGTTTCAGACGATTTGTCCCGGGAGGCCTTCGGCTTGATGGCCTTGACCACGCGGAAGGTCTTCTTGAACAGGTCGACCAGGGGGTTGTAACTGGCGCCGTGGAACACCTTGGCCACCAGCGCCCCGTTCGGCACCAGGTGGTCCTGGGCGAAATCGACGGCCAGTTCGACCAGGCCCTCGATGCGGGCGGCATCGGCGCTGCCGATGCCCGACAGGTTGGGCGCCATGTCGGACACCACCAGGTCGACCGGGCGGCCATCCACGGCGGCGTCCAGTTCGGCCAGCACGGCGTCCTCGCGGAAGTCGCCCTGGATGAAGTGCACGCCCTCGATGGGCTCGAACGGGAGCAGGTCCAGCGCGATGATGGTGCCGTTGAGCTGGCCGACGGCCGCCCCGCCCGTGCCGGCGTCCTTCGGGGCGAACTTGCGCCGGAGGTACTGGCTCCAGGCGCCCGGCACGGCGCCCAGGTCGACCACCAGCTGGCCGGGCTTCACGAGGCCCAGCTGCTCGTCGATCTCCTTGAGCTTGTAGGCGGCGCGGGCCCGGTAGCCCTCTTTCTGGGCGAGCTTGACGTACGTGTCGTTCACGTGGTCGTTGAGCCACGCCTTGTTGACCTTCTTGCTTTTTGTCTGCGTCTTCATCGAGATTCCCGTACGGCAACGATAATAGCGGCATGCCTGCCATTGAACTCACCCCCGCCCAGCGCAAGGAACAGCGCTCGGCCGCCCATCACCTCGACCCGGTCGTCCTGATCGGCGGCGATGGGCTCACGCCTGCCGTCATCAAGGAAGTCGACCTCGCCCTGAGCTCCCACGGGCTCATCAAGGTGCGCGTCTTCTCCGACGACCGGGCCGCCCGCGAGGGCATGCTCGCCAAGCTCGCCCACGACCTGAACGCCGCCCCCATCCAGCACATCGGCAAGCTCCTGCTGCTGTGGCGCCCGCCGGTCGAGAAGGAAAAAGCCGAACGGGAAGGCCGCATGGCCGGCCCGAAGGTGGTCAAGATCCTGAAGTTCTCGAAGAGCGGCAACCACCGCCCGCAGGTCAAGAAGATCACGGTGCTGGGCAACCAGCGCATCGCCGCCGGCGGCCAGGTCAAGCGCGCGCACAAGCGCGTGACCAGCGTGAAGAAGACCCAGACCGATTGAAGTCCGACCCCGACCGGGCCGCGCGGCCCGGTCAGCGCGGCGCCGTGAGGCGCCAGGCCAGGGCCAGCACGAGCAGGCCCTTCAGCCCGAAGACGGCGACCGAAATGCCATGCAGGGCGCCGAACGACAGCGCACCCTTGCCCTCCCGGGCCGCGTCCATCGCCGACCCGATGCCGAAGTGGCCGAACACGGTGCAGAACAGCGCGCCCATCACCAGCAGCACATTGGCACTCAGCACGGAGCCCTGCTTCAACCGGGCCGCCGCACGGGCCTCGGCCCGCACCACCAGGAACAGCACCACGCTCATCGCGATGCTCAGGTAGGCCTCGCGCGTCAGCATGAAGCCGGCGAGCTTGCCGGCCACGTCGCGCGGCACCAGGGCGAAGCCGGCGGGCGTGCCGATGAAGGCCACGGCCAGCACGGCACCGGCCCAGAGGCCAGCCAGCACGGCGGCGACACGCCGGGGGTCGGGGCGCGCCACGGTCAGATGTAGCGGACTTCGATGATCTCGTAGCTCTTGAGGCCGCCCGGAGCGTTCACCTCGGCCACGGCGCCGGCTTCCTTGCCGATCAGCGCACGCGCGATGGGCGAGTTGATCGAGATGCGGCCTTCCTTCAGGTCGGCTTCGTCCTCGCCCACGATCTGGTACGTGACCGCCTTGCCCGAGTCCTCGTCTTCCAGGTCGACCGTGGCACCGAAGACCACGCGGCCTTCCGCGTTCAGCGCGGCCGGGTCGATGATCTGGGCGGCGGCCAGCTTGCCGTCGATCTCGAGGATGCGGCCCTCGATGAAGCCCTGCTTGTCCTTGGCGGCCTCGTACTCGGCGTTTTCGGAGAGGTCACCCTGCGCGCGCGCTTCGGCAATGGCCTGCACGACGGCGTGGCGTTCGACGGTCTTCAGGCGATGGAGCTCTTCCTTGAGCTTCTCGGCGCCGCGTTTGGTGAGGGGAATGGTAGCCATGGTTCAACCCTGGATCACGAAGATGTGAAGCTGAAAAGAAACCGCCGCCCTCTCCCTCGCGGGAGGCCGGCGGCGGCCGACATGCAAACTGAGTGTCGGATGAGTTTAGTGCAGTTCCGCGTGCAGCTCTTGCAGGGACAACACCACCAGGTCATCCTGGTGTTTCATGCCCTCCACCGCCGCTTCGCAGCCCGCCATGCTCGTGTAGTACGTGATGCGGTTCGCGAGCGCCGCCTGGCGGATGTGGCGCGAGTCGGCGATGGCCGTGCGCGTTTCGTCGACCGTGGTGAACACGAGCTGGATCTCGCCCGCCTTCAGCATGTCGACGATGTGCGGACGGCCGTCCTTCACCTTGTTGACCACGCGCACCGGCACACCACCTTCGGTGATGGCCGCGGCCGTGCCCTTGGTGGCCACGACCTGGAAGCCGAGCTGGTGCAGTTCGCGGGCCAGCACGACGGCACGTGCCTTGTCGTTGTTCTTCACGGTGATGCAGACCGTGCCCTTCGTGGGCAGGCGCGAGCCGGCGCCGAGCTGGCTCTTGAGCATGGCCTCGCCGAAGGTGCGGCCGGCGCCCATCACTTCACCCGTGGAACGCATCTCGGGGCCGAGGATGGGGTCCACGCCCGGGAACTTGTTGAACGGGAAGACGGCTTCCTTGACCGAGAAGTACGGCGGGATCACCTCGCGCGGCGGCTTGCCGTCGCTCGAACGCTGCTCCGAGAGCTTCTGGCCGACCATGCAGCGGGCGGCGATCTTCGCGAGCGCCTGGCCGGTGGCCTTCGAGACGAACGGCACCGTGCGCGACGCGCGAGGGTTCACCTCGAGCACGTACACGATGGCGTCGGCGCCCTCGCCCTGGATGGCGAACTGCACGTTCATCAGGCCCTTGACGTTCAGGGCCTTGGCCATCAGCACCGTCTGGCGGCGCAGTTCATCCTGCAGCGACTTCGGCAGCGAGTACGGCGGCAGCGAGCAGGCGGAGTCGCCCGAGTGGATGCCGGCCTGCTCCACGTGTTCCATGATGCCGCCGATCATGCAGTCGGTGCCGTCGCTGATGCAGTCGACGTCCACCTCGATCGCGTCGTCGAGGAAGCGGTCGAGCAGCACGGGCGACTTCTCGGAGACCTTCACGGCCTCGCGCATGTAGCGCTCCAGGTCCTTGTCGCCGTGCACGATTTCCATCGCGCGGCCGCCGAGCACGTAGCTCGGGCGCACCACGAGCGGGTAGCCGATCTCACCGGCGAGTTGCAGCGCCTGCTCCTCGGTGCGGGCGGTGCGGTTCGGCGGCTGCTTGAGGCCCAGCGTGTTCAGCAGGGCCTGGAAGCGCTCGCGGTCTTCGGCGATGTCGATGCTGTCCGGGGTGGTGCCCACGATGGGCACGCCGGCGCGCTCCAGGTCGAGCGCGAGCTTCAGCGGGGTCTGGCCGCCGTACTGCACGATCACGCCGACCGGCTTTTCCTTGTCGACGATCTCGAGCACGTCTTCGAGCGTCACCGGCTCGAAGTACAGGCGGTCGGACGTGTCGTAGTCGGTGGACACGGTTTCGGGGTTGCAGTTGACCATGATGGTCTCGTAGCCGTCTTCGCGCATCGCGAGGGCGGCGTGGACGCAGCAGTAGTCGAACTCGATGCCCTGGCCGATGCGGTTCGGGCCACCGCCCAGCACCACGATCTTCTTGTTCGTGGTGGGCGCGGCTTCGCACTCGGCGTCGTACGTCGAGTACATGTAGGCCGTCTGCGTGGCGAATTCGGCGGCGCAGGTGTCCACGCGCTTGTAGACCGGGCGCACGTTCTGGGCCCAGCGGGCTTCACGCAC
This genomic stretch from Piscinibacter gummiphilus harbors:
- the carB gene encoding carbamoyl-phosphate synthase large subunit produces the protein MPKRDDLKSILIIGAGPIIIGQACEFDYSGAQACKALREEGYKVILVNSNPATIMTDPEMADVTYIEPITWQVVEKIIAKERPDAVLPTMGGQTALNCALDLHKHGVLAKYDVEMIGANEKAIEKAEDRLKFKDAMTGIGLGSARSGIAHSMEEALAVQRRIMQEIGGTGFPMVIRPSFTLGGTGGGIAYNPEEFEEICKRGLDLSPTKELLIEESLIGWKEYEMEVVRDSKDNCIIVCAIENLDPMGIHTGDSITVAPAQTLTDREYQLLRNASIAILREIGVDTGGSNVQFSINPKDGRMVVIEMNPRVSRSSALASKATGFPIAKVAAKLAVGYTLDELRNDITGGATPVSFEPSIDYVVTKIPRFAFEKFPAADSHLTTQMKSVGEVMAMGRTFQESFQKALRGLETGIDGLTERSTDRDEIIEEIGEAGPERILYVGDAFRIGMTLDEIHEETSIDPWFLAQIEQLIQTESALQGRALESLSAAELRFLKQKGFSDRRLAKLLGTNQHAVREARWAQNVRPVYKRVDTCAAEFATQTAYMYSTYDAECEAAPTTNKKIVVLGGGPNRIGQGIEFDYCCVHAALAMREDGYETIMVNCNPETVSTDYDTSDRLYFEPVTLEDVLEIVDKEKPVGVIVQYGGQTPLKLALDLERAGVPIVGTTPDSIDIAEDRERFQALLNTLGLKQPPNRTARTEEQALQLAGEIGYPLVVRPSYVLGGRAMEIVHGDKDLERYMREAVKVSEKSPVLLDRFLDDAIEVDVDCISDGTDCMIGGIMEHVEQAGIHSGDSACSLPPYSLPKSLQDELRRQTVLMAKALNVKGLMNVQFAIQGEGADAIVYVLEVNPRASRTVPFVSKATGQALAKIAARCMVGQKLSEQRSSDGKPPREVIPPYFSVKEAVFPFNKFPGVDPILGPEMRSTGEVMGAGRTFGEAMLKSQLGAGSRLPTKGTVCITVKNNDKARAVVLARELHQLGFQVVATKGTAAAITEGGVPVRVVNKVKDGRPHIVDMLKAGEIQLVFTTVDETRTAIADSRHIRQAALANRITYYTSMAGCEAAVEGMKHQDDLVVLSLQELHAELH